The Pochonia chlamydosporia 170 chromosome 3, whole genome shotgun sequence genome contains the following window.
GTCTGCGGAAATAATACTACCACTTCAACCACTATAGGTAGATTCTTATCACGGGTGACAGCAATTAATTACGCTTCAAGCCTAAACTAGCGAGGCTAAAATAAAGCCTTCATTTATTATTGAACTGAATtgggaagatgaagagcGTGCTGACAATCTGGATCTTGATGATGGCTACCCTAGAGCAGGACCGACTCGAAATTTAGCTGTGGTTCCGCTACGATATCCAATTTCATTCTCGCCGTGTCAAATACGCGCGTTACTCATAAGATTTATCTAGCGCTGTACTATTCTTTGAAAAAACGCAACTGAACCAATAACGCCGTACATCGGCATAGTGCATCAAAGCAATACAAAAATGTCCTCACACTCCCATCGTGAAGTCGTGTTCAATGCCTGGAGTCACGCTCGCCATGAACTAGGAATAAGTTAGAATGTATCACTCTCAAACAATACGTGTGCTTGGTGTCGGAAAATTTTGGAAAAACACTCACCTTTAAGAAAACGACAAGGTACTGATCTACCCGAATCGCAACGTCTTGCTCATCAGCATCCAcgccttcaacttcctcccaCTCATCTTTATCAGCTGCTTCCTGCGCACTCTTGACatccagcttggcaacttcGTCAACTAGACCTTCCATGCCGGGGTCATTTCCCACAGTTTTACCGGACTTGAGTTTATCCCTGCGAATGCGGAGGGCGGCATCGGCACGATCGAGAAGCGTTTTCATGACGGAGGCGTGTTTGCAGGGGTGCACGCTAGCCatcttgatgttgtttgCGAAGAAGGGGAAGTCTTCGAGAGTGACggtcttgtccttgtagTCACCCACGATGTCGTCCATCATGCTTTGAGGGGGTAGAGGCTGTCCGTTGGGCAAGTATCCTGAGAGATAGAGGCGGGGGGTTCGATAGTATGGTGAGTACATAATGTACAAGGTATATGTTCGTCTTCCACTAGATAAGAGAAGAAGGTCAGTCATCCATACGTATGTGGGACATCAACGATACATAGACGCAACTAACCCGCTCTTGGACTCGGCGCTGGTGTCACGGATAAtggcatcgtcgtcatcctcgtcctccatgtcggggatatcatcatccaagtcCGTTGTATCAGCCAAATTTCCGGCATCATCGACCGCTCTAACGTCCCGGGCCTTCAAAGGCTGTGAACTAGCCAGCCCGCCCGTTCTCAGCCATCCATCGTCGTCTGCCGCGCCACCAGCGCCTTTGaagtcatcgccatcgttgacgatggcctccTCATGGCCCGCATCTCCTGCAAAGTCGTCATCTAGTCTCCGATGGCAGGGGACATTCCGTGTAACGAGATATTGCTTCCCTGGAGGTAGATAGCTCACGCGGTTGCTTTCGGTGTCGGCATCGCCCCAAGACCAGGTTGGGAACTTGTACACCAGATAGTCTCCTGCCGCGACGAATTCTTCCGGCGTAACCTGTCCGGTCTGTCTGAAGGTTGAGTTGTGAGTTACCGGAGTATACCGGTCCCGAAGGGTGTTAACCGTCGACCGGATGTAGTTCATGGCTCCTGGTTGTTGGAGCTAGTGGTGTTGTCGTAAGCTGTATCGGGTTTCAGTTGTATCGCTTGGATCGTAGCTTGGGGTGCCATGCAACGGAAAATGAAGATGTTAAGGGTTCTTCGCTTCGAGATTTTAGACAATGCTATGAAAGAGACAAGAAGCGATGGTCTGTGAACAGAGACagaaacagaacaagaaggcAAATGCCAAAAGTCAAATGTTGCCTGGTGACTTGCTCCGCCTGAGTGACGAGCTGCCAGGCACAGAGGTGAGGTGGATCACATGGCGGGGGATGGTGGGGTGTCGGTGCCTGTGATTGGTGTTTCCCGGCTGGTAGTGGGGTCCAGCGAGGGCAAGCTCTATCTTATCAGCAACTGGTCGCCGTTACTCCCATGACCGTTAGTCACGTCATCAGTTAGGTTGATAATGTGCAAGTGCAACCGGTTTGCCATTTGTACACTACTTCGCCCATTTTCCCTTGgaaactacctaggtaaaCAGATAATT
Protein-coding sequences here:
- a CDS encoding autophagy-like protein 3 (similar to Magnaporthe oryzae 70-15 XP_003720747.1), with translation MNYIRSTVNTLRDRYTPVTHNSTFRQTGQVTPEEFVAAGDYLVYKFPTWSWGDADTESNRVSYLPPGKQYLVTRNVPCHRRLDDDFAGDAGHEEAIVNDGDDFKGAGGAADDDGWLRTGGLASSQPLKARDVRAVDDAGNLADTTDLDDDIPDMEDEDDDDAIIRDTSAESKSGGRRTYTLYIMYSPYYRTPRLYLSGYLPNGQPLPPQSMMDDIVGDYKDKTVTLEDFPFFANNIKMASVHPCKHASVMKTLLDRADAALRIRRDKLKSGKTVGNDPGMEGLVDEVAKLDVKSAQEAADKDEWEEVEGVDADEQDVAIRVDQYLVVFLKFMASVTPGIEHDFTMGV